From Alloacidobacterium dinghuense:
GTGGAAAAAGGTGATCGTTGCTGATGATGAGAGGATCATCGCTGACACCATCGCACATCCTCAATCAATCAGGCGTGGGCCATAGACTTCGTCTCCGATCAACTCAGCGATGGAAGACGCTTCCGTGCGTTGACTATTCCTCGATGTTTATACCCGAGAAAGCCTTGCTATCGAAGCGGGACAAAGCCTGAAGAGAGAAGACGTGGTGCGAGTGTTGAATCGGCTGAAGCTGGAGCGTGGTGTGCCGAGGGTGTTGTTCTGTGACACGGAGCTGAGTTCACCAGTCAAGTGATGGATCTTTGGGCTTACAGCAACGGGGCCAAAATCGACTTCTCGCGGCCCGGTAAGCCGACAGATAATGCCTTCGTCGAGTCGTTTAATGGAACTTTCCGGGCCGAGTGTCCGGCTGCGCACTGGTTCCAAAATCTAGCTGATGCAAAACAGATAATCCGGGCTCTTCACCTGCAGGGAACCGAAATCGCACAGGTTGGATTCCAAGTGCCGCATTGATCAAACGTCACCGTCGAAGGATCCTCGCAATACCTCCGTAACAACAACTTGTTGCAGCGTGCTACAAGATCAGAAGGGTCGTTCTAGTTTGTAATTTTTCTAGGCTACGCTTATTTCACCATTGCTATCCTCACACTGAAAATGTTTCAATTACTCTCCCAAGAGAGACTGCACGATTGCTCACGCGCTGAATCACGATAGTTGAATGCTTCGAGTGCTTTGTTTCCCAGGAGGGCTTGTTGATTATCTATAAGAGTTTGGATATCCCTCCTTCCGTTCCCACGGAACCTTGAAATCGATAACCCACTTTAAAAAATCGGACTTGTGACCGAAGAGGCGAAGCTATGTCTGTCGGCGTATTTCCACCCGGGGGAAACTTTTCTCGCGTAATCGAAAGGACGAGCGCAATTGAGAATTCGTCGCGCGACTACCTTTGCGGAACCCACTGGTTTGCTGTGTGGACAAAGTCGCGCCAGGAGAAGACTGTGGCCGCGATGATTGCGTCCCTCGGTATTACAAACTTTCTTCCGCTGAAATCGGAGTCGCGCCAGTGGAGTGATCGAAAGCAAACGGTCAATGTGCCGCTTTTCAGTGGATACCTCTTCGTAAGAATGAGCCTTTCGGATGGTAACAAGCTTCTGGTTCTCCAGGTACCGGGAGTAGCGGGCTTTGTGGGCAATAGCCATGGACCATCGCCCATTCCGGAAGACCAAATCGAGGCGGTTCGCACCGTGGTCGAGCGCAGGGTTGAGTGCACAATCCACCC
This genomic window contains:
- the nusG gene encoding transcription termination/antitermination protein NusG produces the protein MSVGVFPPGGNFSRVIERTSAIENSSRDYLCGTHWFAVWTKSRQEKTVAAMIASLGITNFLPLKSESRQWSDRKQTVNVPLFSGYLFVRMSLSDGNKLLVLQVPGVAGFVGNSHGPSPIPEDQIEAVRTVVERRVECTIHPLLEEGDRVRVIRGPLAGIEGRLVRMNSVARLVISISMIHRSLAAHVDRDDVERFEDCAVAS